AAAGGAAGCAGTAGACAGAGCACCAAAGATACACCCCAAAGCACCATGGCCTGTAAAAAGAGGAGGACTATGGTTAAAGATATATAGCAATTCGCTTACTCTTGTTTTGATTATTTTATTCGTTTGCTCATTTTTTATGCATTTTTGGGGAAGTATGAAAAATTTTAATGAAGAGCAGTTTATGAAAAACTTGCCTTTGGCAACGGCTTCTCAATATTTTAGCAATTCACGGTTTTGGTTTGAGTCATTCCAAAACTGGCAGAGTGAATTCCTTGCAGTCGCAACTTTAGTTTTACTTTCTATTTGGCTTAGACAAAAAGGCTCTCCCGAATCTAAACCGGTTGATGCTGCTTATGGTGAGGATGCTGAATAGTTTTTTCAAATGATACCTTTAATCAGAATGAACTTATATACGGACATGCCTGGATACGCCGCTCAAGTTGATCAGTCTACGCCGTTTTATTTTGACCACCATTTGAAACTAATACGGACGCGCCGAATATCCCAATCATACAAATACGAATGATTTTACAATTGGTAGTACTAATTTACGTACCAACCAACCTGGTTATATAAGAAGTAATGAAAATAAAGATTTTGATAATAATAAACATTTTGAAACTTTTATAAATGATAATCAGTATAATAAAGCTATATTTGCACAATAAAGTGATTGACTTTATCATACAGTTTTAACTTTATCATGAGATAAATATGAAGCTATTGCAAAAATACAT
This sequence is a window from Bacteroidota bacterium. Protein-coding genes within it:
- a CDS encoding DUF6766 family protein, which gives rise to MKVRHSFIYKNSLSLVLITLMLVFWAGQFIAGMKTMDEERHENGFPPLSIIEYAKSGHFIQATFENWESEFLQMAFYVFLTIYLRQKGSSESKSLYKKEAVDRAPKIHPKAPWPVKRGGLWLKIYSNSLTLVLIILFVCSFFMHFWGSMKNFNEEQFMKNLPLATASQYFSNSRFWFESFQNWQSEFLAVATLVLLSIWLRQKGSPESKPVDAAYGEDAE